In the Alkaliphilus oremlandii OhILAs genome, one interval contains:
- the rpsD gene encoding 30S ribosomal protein S4, with translation MAKMMEPRFKLSRSLGVNIYGHPKAMQRAGKTAGRASKKLSSYGLQLLEKQKLRAYYGVLEKQFVIYVEKAMKASGLSGEALIQSLECRLDNMVYRMGFASSIREARQMVNHGHILVNGKKVDRPSYPIQVDDAVALRERSQKIEKYLSNLKNTTINFDYIETDVSSFTGRLLRIPNREEIPVEVNEQLVIEFYSKK, from the coding sequence TTGGCAAAAATGATGGAACCTAGATTTAAATTAAGTAGAAGTCTAGGGGTAAATATTTATGGACATCCAAAGGCCATGCAAAGAGCTGGAAAAACAGCAGGTAGAGCATCGAAAAAATTATCCAGCTATGGGCTACAGCTATTAGAAAAACAAAAACTAAGAGCATATTATGGCGTATTAGAAAAGCAGTTTGTTATCTATGTAGAGAAAGCCATGAAAGCATCGGGTTTATCCGGCGAGGCTCTGATCCAAAGTTTAGAATGTAGACTAGATAATATGGTATATCGAATGGGATTTGCGAGCTCTATTAGAGAAGCAAGACAGATGGTAAATCATGGTCATATTTTAGTAAATGGCAAAAAGGTAGATCGACCATCTTACCCAATTCAAGTAGACGATGCAGTCGCTTTACGTGAAAGATCACAGAAAATAGAAAAGTATTTGTCCAACCTTAAAAATACAACGATCAATTTTGATTATATAGAAACAGATGTGAGCAGCTTTACGGGAAGACTATTGAGGATACCCAACAGAGAAGAGATTCCTGTAGAGGTGAATGAGCAGTTGGTAATTGAATTCTATTCTAAAAAATAA
- a CDS encoding L-threonine 3-dehydrogenase has protein sequence MKRILVTGALGQIGSELVMELRKKYGHDNVVASDISSKGSEEVIGSGPFEILDVVDRDKINEIVKKYNIDTIYHLAALLSATGEKNPSLAWHINMGGLFNVLEVARENNCAVCTPSSIAAFGPSTPKDNTPQDTLMRPTTMYGVTKVAGELLCDYYYEKYGIDTRGVRFPGLISYKSLPGGGTTDYAVHIFYEAIKNKKYSSFIDKGTFMDMMYMPDAITALIQLMEADPATLVHRNAFNITAMSFDPEMLAAEIKKHIPEFELEYDVNPDIQKIADSWPNSLDDSDARAEWGWNPQYDLSAMVKDMLEQLAIKLNA, from the coding sequence ATGAAAAGAATCTTGGTAACTGGAGCATTGGGGCAAATTGGTTCTGAATTAGTTATGGAGTTAAGAAAGAAGTATGGACATGATAATGTTGTAGCAAGCGACATTAGTTCTAAAGGCTCTGAAGAAGTTATAGGCTCTGGACCTTTTGAAATATTAGATGTAGTGGATAGAGATAAAATCAATGAAATCGTTAAAAAATATAATATAGATACAATTTACCATTTGGCTGCACTTTTATCTGCAACTGGAGAAAAAAACCCTTCCTTAGCATGGCACATTAATATGGGTGGTTTATTCAATGTACTAGAAGTTGCAAGGGAAAACAACTGTGCAGTATGTACGCCAAGCTCCATCGCAGCTTTTGGACCGTCTACACCGAAGGACAATACACCGCAGGACACCTTGATGAGACCTACAACGATGTATGGTGTTACCAAGGTTGCAGGAGAATTGCTATGTGACTACTATTATGAAAAATATGGCATTGATACGAGAGGCGTTCGATTCCCAGGTTTAATTTCATATAAGTCCCTGCCAGGTGGCGGTACCACGGACTATGCAGTACATATTTTCTACGAAGCGATTAAAAATAAGAAGTATTCTTCTTTTATTGACAAAGGTACATTCATGGACATGATGTATATGCCAGATGCAATCACTGCTTTAATTCAATTAATGGAAGCAGATCCTGCTACATTAGTTCATAGAAACGCATTTAATATCACTGCAATGAGCTTTGATCCAGAAATGCTTGCAGCTGAAATCAAAAAACATATTCCAGAGTTTGAATTAGAATATGATGTGAATCCTGATATACAAAAAATAGCAGATTCATGGCCAAATTCATTAGATGACAGTGATGCACGTGCAGAGTGGGGCTGGAATCCTCAATACGATTTATCTGCTATGGTAAAGGATATGTTAGAGCAGCTTGCAATTAAGCTAAATGCTTAA
- a CDS encoding ABC transporter ATP-binding protein: MSKQDGLKEQEYTRGETLKIWKGLLKYTKPYQKDLILMAIVLVVVAAIEAIFPYMTKIAIDNFIIPATTEGIGAFTFIYVALVVIISICIGLFIVFAGNVEVGLSYDIRKIGFQRLQELSFSYYDNKAVGWLMARMTSDINRLGETISWGLVDLVWGFAKMIAVMVVMVYLNWRLALITLSVIPVLAIISLYFQKKMLHSYRIVRKINSRITGAFNEGIMGAKTTKILSREEEALHEFKEMTGEMKVNSIRAAIFSALYLPIILTLSSIGTALALWKGGNGVMENAVSYGTLVAFISYTIQFFEPVREIARVLAELQSAQASAERVLSMIDTEPEIKDSRAVEERYGKGYGFKDTGISPIKGNMEFQNVSFYYNAEEPILQNFNLKVKAGETIALVGETGSGKSTIVNLACRFYEPTSGKILIDGVDYKDMPLLWLHSNLGYVLQNPHLFSGTIRENIQYGKLDASEVEIVRAAKLVNAHEFIMKLENGYDSEVGEGGGLLSTGEKQLISFARAIIADPKIFILDEATSSIDTETEQMIQKAIDKALSGRTSFIIAHRLSTIRSADRILVIKDGAVIEEGNHHQLLKQKGYYYKLYTNQFLEEQGKKILSN; the protein is encoded by the coding sequence ATGAGTAAACAGGATGGATTGAAAGAACAGGAATATACGAGAGGGGAGACTTTGAAAATATGGAAGGGATTGTTAAAGTATACAAAGCCCTATCAAAAGGATTTAATCCTAATGGCCATTGTACTGGTTGTAGTGGCAGCAATTGAAGCGATCTTTCCCTATATGACGAAGATTGCAATCGACAACTTTATTATTCCAGCCACAACGGAAGGCATCGGAGCATTTACTTTCATTTATGTGGCGTTGGTAGTGATCATATCGATTTGTATTGGACTGTTCATTGTATTTGCTGGGAATGTAGAGGTGGGTCTATCCTATGATATCCGAAAAATCGGCTTTCAAAGACTTCAAGAGCTTTCTTTTTCCTATTATGATAACAAAGCTGTAGGGTGGTTGATGGCAAGAATGACCTCGGATATCAACCGATTAGGAGAGACCATATCTTGGGGATTGGTAGATTTGGTGTGGGGTTTTGCAAAGATGATCGCTGTAATGGTGGTAATGGTTTACCTAAACTGGAGGCTAGCTTTGATTACCCTTTCAGTTATCCCAGTATTAGCGATAATCAGTCTTTATTTCCAAAAGAAAATGCTTCATAGCTATCGAATCGTAAGAAAAATAAATTCGCGAATTACAGGCGCATTTAACGAAGGAATTATGGGGGCAAAAACTACAAAAATATTAAGCCGTGAGGAAGAAGCATTACATGAATTTAAGGAAATGACAGGAGAAATGAAGGTGAACTCCATTCGAGCCGCAATTTTTTCTGCCCTGTATCTGCCCATTATTTTGACCTTATCTAGCATTGGAACTGCTTTAGCACTGTGGAAGGGTGGCAATGGTGTTATGGAAAATGCAGTGAGCTACGGTACCTTGGTCGCTTTTATATCCTATACCATCCAGTTTTTTGAACCTGTTCGTGAAATTGCTAGGGTTCTTGCAGAGCTTCAATCCGCTCAGGCTTCTGCCGAAAGAGTACTTTCTATGATCGATACAGAGCCAGAGATCAAAGACAGTCGGGCGGTAGAGGAGCGCTACGGGAAGGGGTATGGCTTTAAAGATACAGGTATTTCTCCCATTAAAGGAAATATGGAGTTTCAAAATGTTTCATTCTATTATAATGCGGAGGAGCCGATTCTACAAAATTTCAATTTAAAGGTGAAGGCAGGAGAAACCATCGCTTTGGTTGGAGAAACGGGGTCTGGAAAAAGTACTATAGTAAATTTGGCCTGCCGTTTTTATGAACCTACTTCTGGTAAAATTCTAATTGATGGCGTAGATTATAAGGATATGCCACTGCTCTGGCTCCATAGCAATCTAGGCTATGTACTCCAAAACCCACATTTGTTCAGTGGAACCATAAGAGAAAATATTCAGTATGGGAAGCTGGATGCCAGTGAAGTGGAGATCGTAAGAGCAGCAAAGTTAGTGAATGCCCATGAATTTATTATGAAGCTGGAAAATGGTTATGATTCCGAGGTTGGAGAAGGAGGAGGCCTACTATCTACAGGAGAAAAGCAGTTGATTTCTTTTGCAAGAGCAATCATAGCGGATCCTAAAATCTTTATTTTAGATGAAGCTACATCTTCTATTGATACAGAGACAGAGCAAATGATCCAAAAGGCCATTGATAAGGCTTTAAGTGGTAGAACCAGTTTTATTATTGCCCATCGACTATCCACCATTCGTTCTGCGGATCGGATACTAGTGATTAAGGATGGCGCTGTAATTGAAGAAGGAAATCATCATCAGTTACTGAAACAGAAAGGCTATTATTACAAGCTATATACCAATCAATTTTTAGAAGAACAAGGGAAAAAAATCCTGAGCAATTGA
- a CDS encoding LysM peptidoglycan-binding domain-containing protein, giving the protein MYYNSYMPNKCPMGTMPYMVKAGDTFYNIAIRCNTTVAALMAANPNVNPNSLYIGQIICVPMSQPQPQPPCPGGTYYTVKAGDTFFSIARRYNISVDALIAANPNVNPDALYVGQVICIPKTTPPPQTCPVGTTPYIVRPGDTFFSIARRYNISVDALIAANPNVNPDNLQIGQQICIPMGTPPQKCPIGTTPYTVKAGDTIFSIAQKHNTTVDAILRANPGLNPNNLQIGQIICIPMGTPPQQCPIGTTPYTVKAGDTIFSIAQKHNTTVDAILRANPGLNPNNLQIGQVICIPMGTPPQQCPIGTTPYTVKAGDTIFSIAQKHNTTVDAILRANPGLNPNNLQIGQVICIPMGTPPQQCPIGTTPYTVKAGDTIFSIAQKHNTTVDAILRANPGLNPNNLQIGQVICIPMGTPPQQCPIGTTPYTVKAGDTIFSIAQKHNTTVDAILRANPELNPNNLQIGQVICIPMGTPPQQCPAGTTPYTIRSGDTFYLLAQRYNTTVEAIQRANPGVDPNNLQIGQVICMPGTPPTPPPSGCPTGTTPYTIKSGDTFYLLAQRYNTTVEAIQRANPGVNPNNLQIGQVICMPGTPPTPPPSGCPTGTTPYTIKSGDTFYLLAQRYNTTVEAIQKANPGVNPNNLQIGQVICMPGTPPTTPPPSGCPTGTTPYTIKSGDTLYLLAKKFNTTVEAIEKANPGINPNNLQIGQVICIPKA; this is encoded by the coding sequence ATGTATTATAACAGCTATATGCCAAATAAATGCCCCATGGGTACAATGCCTTATATGGTAAAAGCAGGGGATACATTTTACAACATAGCCATAAGATGCAATACGACTGTAGCGGCTCTGATGGCAGCAAATCCAAATGTAAATCCTAATTCATTATATATAGGGCAAATTATTTGTGTACCGATGTCACAACCACAGCCGCAGCCACCATGCCCAGGGGGAACCTATTACACCGTTAAAGCAGGAGATACTTTCTTCTCCATCGCTAGAAGGTATAACATCAGCGTAGATGCGCTGATTGCAGCAAATCCAAATGTAAATCCAGATGCGCTCTATGTTGGTCAAGTAATCTGTATACCGAAAACGACGCCACCGCCACAAACTTGTCCAGTTGGAACAACGCCTTACATCGTAAGACCAGGAGATACTTTCTTCTCCATCGCTAGAAGGTATAACATCAGCGTAGATGCACTGATTGCAGCAAATCCAAATGTAAATCCTGATAATCTACAGATAGGACAGCAAATTTGCATACCAATGGGTACACCGCCACAGAAATGTCCAATCGGAACAACACCATATACGGTAAAAGCAGGAGATACTATCTTCTCCATCGCACAAAAGCACAATACTACAGTAGATGCTATATTAAGAGCGAACCCAGGACTGAATCCAAATAACCTACAAATCGGTCAAATAATTTGTATACCAATGGGTACACCACCGCAGCAATGTCCAATCGGAACAACACCATACACAGTAAAAGCAGGAGATACCATCTTCTCCATCGCACAAAAGCACAATACTACAGTAGATGCTATATTAAGAGCGAACCCAGGACTGAATCCAAATAACCTACAAATCGGTCAAGTAATTTGTATACCAATGGGTACACCACCGCAGCAATGTCCAATCGGAACAACACCATATACAGTAAAAGCAGGAGATACCATTTTCTCCATCGCACAAAAGCACAATACTACAGTAGATGCTATATTAAGAGCGAACCCAGGACTGAATCCAAATAATCTACAAATCGGCCAAGTAATTTGTATACCAATGGGTACACCACCGCAGCAATGTCCAATCGGAACAACACCATACACAGTAAAAGCAGGAGATACCATCTTCTCCATCGCACAAAAGCACAATACTACAGTAGATGCTATATTAAGAGCGAATCCAGGACTGAATCCAAATAATCTACAAATCGGTCAAGTAATTTGTATACCAATGGGTACACCACCGCAGCAATGTCCAATCGGAACAACACCATATACGGTAAAAGCAGGAGATACCATCTTCTCCATCGCACAAAAGCACAATACTACAGTAGATGCTATATTAAGAGCGAACCCAGAACTGAATCCAAATAATCTACAAATCGGTCAAGTAATTTGTATACCAATGGGTACACCACCGCAGCAATGTCCAGCAGGAACGACACCATATACAATCAGATCGGGGGATACTTTCTACTTACTAGCACAGAGATACAATACTACTGTGGAGGCAATCCAAAGAGCAAATCCAGGTGTCGATCCGAATAATCTACAGATCGGTCAAGTAATCTGTATGCCAGGAACACCACCTACCCCACCGCCAAGTGGCTGTCCAACAGGAACCACACCATATACAATCAAATCAGGGGATACATTCTACTTACTAGCGCAGAGATACAACACTACTGTAGAGGCAATCCAAAGAGCAAACCCAGGTGTCAATCCGAACAATCTACAGATCGGTCAAGTAATCTGTATGCCAGGAACACCACCTACCCCACCGCCAAGTGGCTGTCCAACAGGAACCACACCATATACAATCAAATCAGGGGATACGTTCTACTTATTGGCACAGAGATACAACACTACCGTAGAGGCGATACAAAAGGCAAACCCAGGTGTCAATCCGAACAATCTACAGATTGGTCAAGTAATCTGTATGCCAGGAACACCACCTACAACCCCACCGCCAAGTGGCTGTCCAACAGGAACCACACCATATACAATCAAATCGGGAGACACATTGTATCTGTTAGCAAAGAAGTTTAACACCACAGTAGAAGCTATAGAAAAAGCAAATCCGGGAATCAATCCAAATAATCTACAAATCGGTCAAGTGATCTGTATACCGAAAGCGTAA
- a CDS encoding competence/damage-inducible protein A, with translation MRAEIISIGTELLLGEIINTNAQYIARELASLGIDVYHQSVIGDNETRLSEAFETAFKRSDVVITTGGLGPTKDDMTKETAASFFGKKLIPHEESLKKIEAYFKGRGLNVNEGNRKQGYFPEGSIVLPNPNGTAPACIIEENNKKLILLPGPPREMIPLFETQVLPYLKKFQDKFFSFKVLNVCGIGEGEMEEAIMDIVDHQTNPTVAPYAKPNGLTLRIAASGHTQKEADELIHPMEEQIRERLGLNIYGEDDISLEEIVAKILIEKKLTISIAESCTGGFLSGRLVNYPGISSVFMEGIVTYSNESKVKYLGVNPQTIEKYGAVSEEVAREMAEGICKSAHTNIGLSVTGLAGPSGGREDKPIGLVYVGICINGVTTVKELNLGGSRNRIRSLATTYTLDLLRREVLNRSL, from the coding sequence TTGAGAGCAGAGATTATTTCCATAGGAACAGAACTTTTATTAGGCGAAATAATTAATACAAATGCACAATATATTGCGAGAGAGTTAGCTAGTTTAGGGATTGATGTATACCATCAATCCGTTATCGGTGACAATGAAACAAGATTAAGTGAAGCCTTTGAAACCGCTTTTAAAAGGTCCGATGTGGTCATTACCACTGGTGGCTTGGGCCCCACAAAGGATGATATGACGAAAGAGACAGCAGCCAGCTTTTTTGGCAAAAAACTTATTCCTCACGAAGAGTCTCTAAAGAAAATAGAGGCGTATTTTAAGGGGAGAGGGTTAAATGTAAACGAAGGAAATCGAAAACAAGGATATTTCCCAGAGGGTTCTATTGTTTTACCAAATCCAAATGGTACAGCCCCTGCCTGCATTATAGAGGAGAACAATAAGAAGCTGATTTTACTCCCAGGGCCACCTAGGGAAATGATTCCTCTATTTGAAACGCAGGTTCTCCCTTACTTAAAGAAATTCCAAGATAAATTTTTCTCCTTTAAAGTCCTCAATGTATGCGGTATCGGTGAGGGAGAAATGGAAGAAGCAATTATGGATATTGTAGACCATCAAACCAATCCAACAGTAGCACCCTATGCTAAACCCAACGGATTGACCCTTAGAATCGCTGCAAGTGGACATACTCAGAAAGAAGCAGATGAACTGATACATCCAATGGAAGAACAAATTAGGGAGCGATTGGGGCTGAATATATACGGGGAAGATGATATCAGTTTAGAAGAAATCGTCGCTAAGATTTTAATAGAAAAGAAGCTTACAATATCTATTGCAGAATCTTGTACAGGTGGATTTTTATCTGGTAGGCTTGTAAACTACCCTGGAATCTCTTCTGTTTTTATGGAGGGCATCGTTACCTATAGTAATGAATCCAAGGTCAAATATTTAGGTGTAAATCCACAAACCATAGAAAAATATGGCGCTGTCAGTGAAGAGGTAGCGAGAGAAATGGCAGAGGGTATTTGTAAATCTGCCCACACAAATATTGGCTTATCTGTCACAGGATTAGCAGGGCCTAGCGGTGGTAGAGAAGATAAGCCAATTGGACTTGTATACGTTGGCATTTGTATCAATGGTGTTACAACAGTCAAAGAGCTGAATCTCGGTGGAAGCAGAAATCGGATACGCAGTTTAGCAACAACGTATACACTAGATCTCCTCAGAAGAGAAGTCCTGAACCGCTCTCTCTAA
- a CDS encoding insulinase family protein translates to METLNKGQIYNGFELLEERNIKEVNSMVRLFSHVKSGARLLHLENDDNNKVFSISFRTPPMDNTGLPHILEHAVLCGSKKFPLKDPFIELAKGSLNTYLNAMTFSDKTMYPIASQNHKDFMNLMDVYLDAVFNPNIYNGPESFMQEGWHYELNNLEDSLSIKGVVYNEMKGAFSSPEQIIFSKIEESLFPDTVYRFESGGEPDAIPELTYEQFIDFHKKYYHPSNSYIYLYGNGDLMAYLKFIDEGYLKEFDEIEVDSEIHTQKPLGAMNVVEEFYSISADENPKDKTLISKNYVVGNSNDAEKVLAFTILNYLLLGSPAAPLKKALIDANIGKDVFGSFDNSIMQPTFSIVVKNTNVESKEVFLNTVKETLEGLVKNGIDKKLIEAAINIHEFKLKEADYGHRPKGLVYNIKAMNTWLYGEKPWLQLAYEEGLKNIKRALESDYFERLIQDEILNNNHSSLVILKPQPGLENEKELKEKARLAEYKNRLSKKDLEKIMEDKARLEAYQNKIEAEEALLSIPLLDREDIDKDVENIELIKLTQDDVDILHHPDTTNGISYISLLFDTKSVPQELIPYTVLLTSLLGKIRTESYDYEELSNLINIHTGGIYSKLETYATQQSHKNFSSKLVVRGSALIGNIKTLFNLMDELINKTKFDEVNRVKELIAESKSRLEMNIFDQGHVMAARRVNSYFSPISKFIEITSGISYYDFISDLDARFEKEKENIVENLQQVFSMIFNKNNLLISITSEKSDFETIQREMVSIVEGLSDRTLEKFQYFFERTEKSEGLLTPGKVQYVAKGSNFKDLGYDYSGSMQVLKTIISLDYLWNKVRVAGGAYGCLANFSKNGNFVFSSYRDPNLKETLKVYDAMPEYIKDFNVDEREMRKYIIGTISNMDAPLSAFMKGDRATANYICQITQQDLQKERNEILGTTVEDIRRYSHLIDEGMKMEYVCILGNEDKIKENKDQFSRLIKVFK, encoded by the coding sequence ATGGAAACTTTAAATAAAGGACAGATATACAATGGCTTTGAATTGTTAGAAGAAAGAAATATAAAAGAAGTAAACTCCATGGTACGATTATTTTCCCATGTGAAAAGTGGTGCAAGGCTGCTACATTTAGAGAACGATGACAATAACAAGGTATTTTCCATTAGCTTTAGAACGCCACCAATGGATAATACAGGACTTCCCCATATATTGGAGCATGCTGTGCTTTGCGGTTCTAAAAAATTCCCTCTAAAAGACCCTTTCATTGAACTTGCAAAAGGTTCTCTGAATACCTATTTAAATGCCATGACTTTTTCTGATAAAACAATGTATCCTATTGCCAGTCAGAACCATAAGGATTTTATGAATTTAATGGATGTATACTTAGATGCGGTATTCAATCCAAATATCTATAATGGACCGGAAAGCTTCATGCAGGAAGGGTGGCATTACGAACTTAATAACTTAGAGGATTCTCTTTCTATTAAGGGTGTCGTTTATAATGAAATGAAGGGTGCTTTTTCATCCCCTGAGCAAATTATATTCAGCAAGATAGAAGAATCTTTATTTCCAGATACTGTATATCGATTCGAATCTGGAGGAGAGCCGGATGCAATACCAGAGCTTACCTACGAGCAATTTATAGATTTTCATAAAAAATATTATCATCCATCCAATAGCTATATATACCTATATGGCAATGGTGATTTAATGGCGTATTTAAAGTTCATTGATGAAGGGTATTTAAAGGAATTTGATGAAATTGAAGTGGATTCAGAAATTCACACTCAAAAACCGTTGGGTGCAATGAACGTGGTGGAGGAATTCTATTCAATTTCTGCGGATGAAAATCCAAAGGACAAAACATTGATCAGTAAGAACTATGTTGTTGGAAACTCCAATGATGCGGAGAAGGTATTGGCATTTACAATCTTGAATTATCTACTTTTAGGATCACCAGCAGCGCCATTAAAGAAGGCTTTAATTGATGCCAATATAGGAAAAGATGTCTTCGGCTCCTTTGATAATAGCATCATGCAACCGACCTTTAGCATTGTTGTTAAGAATACTAATGTAGAAAGTAAGGAAGTCTTTTTAAATACAGTGAAAGAAACATTGGAAGGTCTAGTAAAGAATGGTATTGATAAAAAACTAATTGAAGCTGCAATCAATATTCATGAATTTAAGCTAAAGGAAGCAGATTATGGACATCGACCAAAAGGGCTGGTTTATAATATAAAGGCGATGAATACTTGGTTATACGGTGAAAAACCTTGGTTGCAGTTAGCTTATGAAGAAGGTCTTAAAAATATCAAAAGGGCTTTAGAAAGCGATTATTTCGAAAGATTGATACAGGATGAAATTCTAAACAATAATCATAGCAGCCTAGTTATATTAAAACCACAACCGGGATTGGAAAATGAAAAAGAGCTGAAAGAGAAAGCAAGATTAGCAGAATATAAGAATCGACTATCAAAAAAGGATCTTGAGAAAATTATGGAGGACAAGGCAAGACTAGAGGCATATCAAAATAAGATAGAGGCCGAGGAAGCGCTGTTATCCATACCTTTGTTAGATAGAGAGGATATCGATAAAGATGTTGAAAATATTGAATTAATCAAATTAACCCAAGATGATGTCGATATTCTACATCATCCAGATACCACCAATGGTATTTCCTATATCAGCCTTTTATTCGATACGAAGTCCGTACCTCAGGAGCTGATTCCATATACAGTTCTATTGACCAGCTTGTTAGGGAAGATTCGAACAGAGTCCTATGATTATGAAGAACTATCGAATTTAATCAACATTCATACGGGTGGCATTTACTCTAAATTAGAAACTTATGCTACTCAGCAAAGCCACAAGAATTTTTCTTCAAAGCTTGTTGTGAGGGGTTCTGCTTTGATTGGAAATATTAAAACCTTATTCAATCTGATGGATGAGCTTATCAATAAAACAAAATTTGATGAAGTTAATCGAGTGAAGGAATTAATTGCTGAATCCAAGTCCCGTTTGGAAATGAATATTTTTGATCAGGGTCACGTGATGGCTGCACGAAGAGTAAACTCCTATTTTTCACCGATTTCTAAATTTATAGAAATAACATCAGGGATTTCATATTACGATTTTATTTCGGATTTGGATGCTCGGTTTGAGAAAGAAAAGGAAAATATTGTAGAAAACCTACAGCAAGTATTTTCAATGATCTTTAATAAAAATAATCTGCTCATTAGCATTACATCGGAGAAATCTGATTTTGAAACAATCCAAAGAGAAATGGTGTCGATTGTTGAAGGTTTATCCGATCGTACATTAGAAAAGTTCCAATATTTCTTTGAAAGAACGGAGAAAAGTGAGGGCCTTTTAACACCTGGCAAGGTTCAATACGTTGCTAAAGGAAGTAATTTTAAAGACTTGGGATATGATTATTCTGGGAGTATGCAAGTTTTAAAAACTATAATAAGCCTGGACTATCTTTGGAATAAGGTGAGAGTTGCGGGTGGAGCCTATGGATGCCTAGCGAATTTCTCTAAAAATGGAAACTTTGTATTTAGCTCCTACCGAGATCCAAATCTAAAGGAGACGTTGAAGGTATACGATGCTATGCCTGAATATATTAAGGACTTTAATGTGGACGAAAGAGAAATGCGAAAGTATATCATCGGAACCATCAGCAACATGGATGCTCCACTCAGCGCATTTATGAAAGGCGATAGAGCAACAGCAAATTACATATGTCAAATAACACAACAGGATCTTCAAAAGGAAAGAAATGAAATATTAGGCACAACCGTAGAGGATATCAGAAGATATAGCCATTTAATTGATGAAGGAATGAAAATGGAATATGTATGTATACTTGGAAATGAGGATAAAATAAAGGAAAATAAAGATCAATTCAGTCGCTTGATTAAAGTTTTTAAATAG